AGAATTTAATGTTTCTGAAAAATTATTCCCAGATACTTGGGCATTTGGAAATCCTGGAGAAATTGCTGATCCTGCTAAATATGCCCTTTCAATTGGACCATTTGGAAGTAATTTAAAAGTAGATGATTATCAAGATAATGGAGTTCCATTAGTTTTCGTTAGACATATTAAATCTGGAAATTTCAATGAATTATCTCCCAAATTTATTTCTTCAGAAAAAGCACTTGAATTAGATGCTCATTCTGTTGAAAGTTTAGATCTGCTGATTACTAAAATGGGAGAACCACCTGGTGATTGTGAAATTTATCCCGAAAATTTCCCCAAAGCAATAATTACTTCAGACTGTCTGAAATTTAGAGTTTGGAGTGAGTATTTTAATAGAATTTTTTATAAACATGTTATTAATTCAAGCTTTGTAAAAGAGCAATTAGGATTGATAACATTTGGTGTAGCCCAACAAAAAATAAGTTTAGAAAGATTTAGATCAATCAAACTACCAATTCCACCATTGGAAGAACAACAAGAAATCGTATCTATTATAGAATCTTTATTTAACAAAGTAGATATTATAGAAAAACGCTATAAGGCTTTAAAAGAAAAAATAGATAGTCTTCCACAAGCCATTCTACACAAAGCTTTCAAAGGAGAATTAGTTCCCCAGCTTCCAACGGATGGAGATGCAAAAGACTTGTTAAAAGAAATTCTAAAACTGAAAAAAGAAGTAAAGAAGAAATAAAAATATAAACAGGTTCAGCACGTGCTGAACCTTTTTGTATCTTAAATTATCCCTTCTCAATCAACCTCTCCAGTCTCCCCATCATCTCATCCTTCTCCTTCAGCATCCTTTCATAAAGAGCAATCTTTTCATCATACAACTCTACAATTTTATCTATTGGATTAAATGTACAATTATAGTTCATTGCAGAAGCTACAGAGTTATCTTTAAAATCGTGGAAAGTATTTGAAATTATATTGATAGCTTGTTCATCGTTAAAATTCTGAAACGCTTCCACCGGAATTTTCAATACTTCAGAAATTCTTTTCAGCAAAGGGTCTTCAATAATTTCTTTCTGTTCCAGCAGAGAAACTTTCTTCTGATTCCAGTCGTCCCCAAGGTCAAAAGCCAACGCTTCCTGCTTGACACCCAGCATTTCTCTGAATCGTTTTACATTGCGGCCCTGATGTATTTTGTGTTCCATACTCATCAACTTTTATGAAGTTTAAATATAGAAAAATTTTTATAAAAACTTCCTTTATCTCCCTAAAATTGATGAGCGGGTATCTCTTTCTCCATTTCCTTCATTATACCCTCTTTTTTTCTTCAAAAAATGATAAACCCGAAACCCTATTATCCAGTTTTCACAATGTGATGAACGCTTGCTGAAAAATTCACACTCTGTTGATTTTTGATCCATTATACTCATTATATTTGAGAGGTTCATCCATCCTCTTCCACCGACAATCAGTAAGGATTAATGTTGAAAGCAAATATACTTTTTCTTATAGCACGTGAAAACGTGCTTTTTTGTGGTTGGAGGTTTTGTATGCTTATGGTTGGAAATCGCAAAGGCGCAAGTTATTATCATAAGAATCTTCTTTAAGGCGCTAGGATTTTATCTCCGATAAAACAGTACACTGTTGATCATCTATGTATTAATCCTTGCTGAAAATCTCTGATTTTCTTGCGTCTTAAAAACATATTGAGATGAAAAATCTTTGCGTCATTGCGTTCAAAACAAGTACTGCAAATAATTTCTCCTGTAGATTCACATGAGATATAAAAAACACAAATCTTTTATACATCAGTATGCATAATCAGAGGGAGCAAAGAATGGAGGCTTCGCCTCTGATGAAGCAATGTGATGGTGAGAATATTTCTTACAATAGCATTTAAGTGCTTCTACCCACTTCACTAACCCTCTCGAGGGACTTGGTGAAGGGGTTAGAGAGGCTTTAGAACGGGGTAATGTCAGTAGAGAGCAGATCAGTATTGATTGTTTTTTGAAAATTACGGGTTCCCGTAGGCATCAGTAAAATAATTTTGGTATACTTGCTCTGTAAAATAATAAACCATGCCAGTACCGGATTTTCAAAGTATAATGTATCCATTTTTATCTTTATTACAGGATGATAAAGTATATTCTCTGGATAATATGGTGCAGCTTCTGACGCAGCATTTTAATTTAACAAAGGAAGAGCTTGCTCTTAAA
The nucleotide sequence above comes from Chryseobacterium sp. 7. Encoded proteins:
- a CDS encoding restriction endonuclease subunit S; its protein translation is MKNNLPNNWVETKLKDLGTYINGRTFKAAEWKNEGLPIIRIQNLNNNKASFNYSSGKFDEKFKVKNGDLLMAWSASLGVYFWKGGDAWLNQHIFKVVNNDKIILKNFLYYCLLISIEDFYSKTHGSGIVHITKPTFENHQVPLPPLPEQERIVAKLDALFAQHEAMKKALERIPQLLKDFRQQVLTQAIMGKLTSDWREDKNLDGKILLKTVLDKKQELSVKIKISNLEEFNVSEKLFPDTWAFGNPGEIADPAKYALSIGPFGSNLKVDDYQDNGVPLVFVRHIKSGNFNELSPKFISSEKALELDAHSVESLDLLITKMGEPPGDCEIYPENFPKAIITSDCLKFRVWSEYFNRIFYKHVINSSFVKEQLGLITFGVAQQKISLERFRSIKLPIPPLEEQQEIVSIIESLFNKVDIIEKRYKALKEKIDSLPQAILHKAFKGELVPQLPTDGDAKDLLKEILKLKKEVKKK
- a CDS encoding helix-turn-helix domain-containing protein codes for the protein MEHKIHQGRNVKRFREMLGVKQEALAFDLGDDWNQKKVSLLEQKEIIEDPLLKRISEVLKIPVEAFQNFNDEQAINIISNTFHDFKDNSVASAMNYNCTFNPIDKIVELYDEKIALYERMLKEKDEMMGRLERLIEKG